One Bdellovibrio bacteriovorus str. Tiberius DNA segment encodes these proteins:
- a CDS encoding tetratricopeptide repeat protein, translated as MSGDNVMSSTEKNWLVKSSTRILGPFTLAEVTEQLRSKQVSIIDEVRQPEGRWSYIRENKLFMDIVKNIREEQDSHSEQTMTQSIAHHTMTRTDVLPVTDDLTPTPVPHLDLTPPPIRDIKDVTPLVQTPANRAAVNATAAKSYGATGDTRLQGKIREKSNLMRWGILAAAVAVVGVVFVTLSQKDKNKSLGYEELMSQALRYKSLGLYERSLESYQRASKLKEPDAEAQVQMATVLISEDRQSLMGRRILERALVQENRSRSEIVDAYLGIAVSYMMDGDLKQAEDTLQKAIGHEPFNISALLNLAIIQLKKGNYGEAMRDFDSIYRKNPGSVLALFGKAMASVEYAKTVNDPNFLNQLVGDIKANIQKTGYLRQELLLFLVYAQSLMGDVDGVNRAVVQFLAEMPGQARNYIHPLQVEWRFTQWDYLEKYCAEAFKKQSPHAELKALRSVCLMEVNRDSDASKVLQEALAEAPKDPYVLVTQASYLSKVGRLPEALGILKMPELSQISVKNLLMGDICIITQDVNCAQTSYTHIYSTDKRSAPTLYGLAWVMVKSNNRPMAYDYVRAGLQAEPNYLPLLELRDQLESE; from the coding sequence ATGAGCGGTGACAACGTGATGAGCAGCACAGAAAAGAACTGGTTGGTTAAATCCTCCACGAGGATTCTGGGCCCATTCACTCTTGCTGAAGTCACCGAGCAATTGCGCTCAAAACAGGTGTCCATCATCGATGAAGTTCGCCAGCCGGAAGGCCGTTGGAGCTACATCCGTGAAAACAAGTTGTTCATGGATATCGTCAAAAACATCCGTGAAGAGCAGGATTCCCACTCTGAACAAACCATGACCCAGTCCATTGCTCATCACACGATGACAAGGACTGATGTATTGCCAGTGACCGATGACCTGACGCCGACACCGGTGCCGCATCTGGATCTGACTCCGCCACCGATTCGCGACATCAAAGACGTGACTCCGTTGGTGCAGACGCCGGCGAATCGCGCAGCAGTGAACGCAACGGCTGCAAAAAGTTATGGCGCCACGGGCGACACCCGTTTGCAGGGTAAAATCCGTGAAAAGTCCAATCTTATGCGCTGGGGAATCCTGGCGGCGGCGGTGGCCGTGGTGGGTGTGGTCTTCGTCACACTTTCTCAGAAAGACAAAAACAAATCCCTGGGCTATGAAGAACTGATGAGCCAGGCTTTGCGTTACAAGTCCCTGGGCTTGTATGAAAGATCCCTGGAATCCTATCAGCGCGCCTCCAAACTGAAGGAGCCTGATGCGGAAGCACAGGTGCAGATGGCGACAGTGCTGATTTCTGAAGACCGTCAAAGTCTGATGGGCCGTCGTATTCTGGAAAGAGCCCTGGTTCAGGAAAACCGCAGTCGCAGCGAAATCGTCGATGCGTATCTGGGGATTGCCGTGTCCTATATGATGGACGGGGACCTGAAACAAGCTGAAGACACTTTGCAAAAAGCCATCGGGCATGAGCCATTTAATATTTCTGCTCTTTTGAATCTGGCGATTATCCAGTTGAAAAAGGGGAACTACGGCGAAGCGATGCGCGACTTTGATTCGATCTATCGCAAAAATCCTGGTTCAGTGCTGGCGCTGTTTGGTAAAGCCATGGCGTCCGTGGAATATGCAAAAACCGTCAATGATCCGAACTTCCTGAACCAACTGGTGGGCGATATCAAAGCCAATATCCAAAAGACCGGGTATCTTCGTCAGGAGCTTTTGCTGTTCCTGGTGTATGCACAAAGTCTGATGGGTGATGTGGACGGGGTGAACCGTGCTGTTGTGCAGTTCCTGGCAGAAATGCCGGGTCAGGCCCGCAATTACATCCATCCATTGCAGGTGGAGTGGCGTTTCACGCAGTGGGATTATCTGGAAAAGTACTGTGCGGAAGCATTTAAAAAACAATCTCCGCATGCTGAATTGAAAGCCCTGCGCTCGGTCTGTTTGATGGAAGTCAATCGTGACTCGGATGCCTCTAAAGTACTGCAAGAGGCTTTGGCCGAAGCTCCGAAGGACCCGTATGTTCTGGTGACTCAGGCCAGCTATCTTTCCAAAGTGGGGCGTCTGCCGGAAGCTTTGGGAATCCTGAAAATGCCGGAGCTGTCCCAGATTTCTGTGAAGAATCTATTGATGGGTGACATCTGCATTATCACGCAGGATGTGAATTGTGCCCAGACGTCTTATACTCATATCTATAGCACTGACAAACGAAGTGCTCCGACTTTGTACGGCTTGGCGTGGGTGATGGTGAAGAGCAACAACCGTCCTATGGCTTACGACTATGTACGCGCCGGTTTGCAGGCTGAACCAAATTATCTGCCACTGCTGGAGTTGAGGGATCAACTGGAGTCTGAGTAA
- a CDS encoding MlaD family protein: protein MNWLRAAEFKVGLMVIVVGSLIAVMSMQVSDDPSYLGRSKKAWFLLPNAGGLVKNSAVRSAGIPVGVIKDIRLQDGMARIDISIKSEVPLTTSASVEIKAQGILGDKHIEVYPGSPTDPPLEDNAQILSIKDGAGMENLMAQVSDVASSLKEVAKNLKEATSEDGTRAHVLGRIVKNIETLTGDLAQMTTENKDKIGDIVDDIHGITANLQEVMNDKSDSGLKETWKKLSNTVKNLDDITTRINKGEGALGKLISDEQTSENLTSAIDGLGGMLDSANRIQTAFEFRGEYLNEVGATKSYIGVQIQPGLDRYYYIGVVDDPAGVVETTKTEVTGPGAGDVGPGSYTEKKTYSNKIKFTVLFAKNFWDLTLKGGLIENNGGFGIDYYFFRRKLKFTAEAFQFSETNVRSSLTYNLYRGIFITGGINDAFDQQGARSSYLGAGLFLTNDDLKLLLTKAPF from the coding sequence ATGAATTGGCTTCGCGCTGCAGAATTTAAAGTCGGATTAATGGTGATTGTGGTGGGTTCACTCATCGCGGTCATGTCTATGCAGGTCAGCGACGATCCATCTTATCTTGGTCGTTCCAAAAAAGCCTGGTTCCTTCTGCCCAACGCTGGCGGTCTGGTTAAAAACTCCGCAGTTCGTTCTGCCGGTATTCCGGTGGGTGTAATCAAGGACATCCGTCTGCAGGACGGTATGGCCCGCATTGATATCTCTATTAAATCTGAAGTTCCGCTGACGACTTCCGCTTCCGTGGAAATCAAAGCCCAGGGTATTTTGGGTGACAAGCACATCGAAGTTTACCCGGGTTCACCGACCGATCCTCCACTGGAAGACAACGCTCAGATCCTGTCTATTAAAGACGGGGCGGGCATGGAAAACCTGATGGCTCAGGTTTCTGATGTGGCAAGCTCCCTGAAAGAAGTGGCGAAGAATCTGAAAGAAGCGACTTCGGAAGACGGCACCCGAGCCCACGTTCTGGGCCGTATCGTTAAGAATATCGAGACATTGACCGGGGATCTGGCGCAAATGACGACCGAAAACAAGGATAAGATCGGCGATATCGTGGATGACATTCACGGCATCACGGCGAACCTTCAGGAAGTCATGAACGATAAAAGTGATTCCGGCCTGAAAGAGACCTGGAAGAAGCTTTCCAACACAGTTAAAAACCTGGATGACATCACCACCCGTATCAACAAGGGTGAAGGCGCATTGGGTAAACTTATCAGCGACGAGCAGACTTCCGAAAACCTGACCTCGGCGATCGATGGTCTGGGGGGAATGCTTGATTCTGCGAACCGTATCCAGACAGCCTTTGAGTTCCGCGGGGAATACCTGAACGAAGTTGGCGCAACCAAGTCTTATATTGGTGTGCAGATCCAGCCGGGTCTGGATCGTTATTACTATATTGGTGTGGTTGATGACCCTGCCGGTGTGGTTGAAACGACTAAAACTGAAGTCACGGGCCCGGGTGCCGGTGATGTGGGACCAGGCTCTTACACTGAAAAGAAAACTTACAGCAACAAGATCAAGTTCACGGTTTTGTTTGCAAAGAACTTCTGGGATCTGACTCTTAAAGGGGGTCTGATCGAAAATAACGGTGGTTTCGGTATCGATTATTACTTCTTCCGCCGCAAACTGAAGTTCACAGCTGAAGCCTTCCAGTTCAGCGAAACCAACGTGCGCAGCAGTCTGACTTATAACTTGTATCGCGGTATCTTTATTACCGGTGGTATCAACGATGCCTTCGATCAGCAGGGTGCACGTTCCAGTTATCTGGGTGCGGGTTTGTTCCTGACGAACGACGATCTTAAACTTCTTCTAACCAAGGCGCCTTTTTAA
- a CDS encoding ABC transporter ATP-binding protein, whose amino-acid sequence MANESAISLRDVKKSFDGGHEFVLKGINLEIPKGSLTAIIGFSGTGKSVMLKHLLGLFKPTSGTIEVLGTDLSTLNPDQLTKFRCNFGVLFQSAALFDDMTVLENVCFPLFEHRRELKPAQVLRIAEEKLHQVGLESKHYHKLPSQISGGMQKRTGLARALALDPEILIYDEPTTGLDPILTEMVDNLILSTHKLKQGVTSIMVSHDLSAAFRIADHIAMLDSGRVLLFGTPEDFFNTDIELVKKFVNKGMKHQ is encoded by the coding sequence ATGGCGAATGAATCAGCAATTTCACTGCGTGATGTGAAAAAGTCCTTTGATGGCGGGCATGAGTTCGTCCTTAAAGGCATCAATCTGGAAATTCCCAAAGGCAGTCTGACGGCGATCATCGGTTTTTCCGGAACCGGAAAAAGTGTGATGTTGAAGCACTTGCTGGGGCTGTTTAAACCCACCTCCGGCACGATTGAAGTTTTGGGGACCGATCTTTCCACGCTGAATCCGGATCAATTGACGAAATTCCGCTGTAACTTCGGGGTGCTGTTTCAGTCCGCCGCATTGTTTGATGATATGACGGTTCTGGAAAATGTCTGCTTCCCGTTGTTTGAACACCGCCGTGAACTGAAGCCGGCCCAAGTCCTTCGTATAGCCGAAGAAAAGCTGCACCAGGTAGGTTTGGAGTCCAAACATTACCACAAGCTTCCGAGTCAAATCAGTGGTGGTATGCAGAAAAGAACGGGTCTGGCACGAGCTCTCGCCCTAGATCCAGAAATTCTGATCTATGACGAGCCGACCACGGGTTTAGATCCCATTCTGACAGAAATGGTGGATAATTTGATCCTGAGTACCCATAAGTTAAAACAGGGTGTGACATCTATCATGGTATCTCATGATTTGTCCGCTGCGTTTAGGATTGCCGACCACATCGCGATGTTGGATAGTGGCCGAGTTTTGTTATTTGGTACTCCAGAGGATTTCTTCAACACGGACATCGAACTGGTGAAGAAATTTGTGAATAAAGGGATGAAACATCAATGA
- a CDS encoding MlaE family ABC transporter permease — protein sequence MGTISDLVSSTGKIIIFFNESMRLIFAKPSRFTEVIRHMEFIGNQSIGIICLTGGFTGLALSLQLYLGFKLFNAVNMVGPTVALGITRELGPVLTGLIVAARAGGAMAARLGTMRVNEQIDALDVMGVNTKQYLVSPRLVAAFICMPLLVAVFDFIAMLGSWFLCVKMVGLDEAVFWQKIADFIEIRHINEGLLKGMVFGIYFALMCTYRGFNTTGGAKGVGEATNQGVVQSMVGIIILDYFATNMIRLFYSLVGIT from the coding sequence ATGGGTACCATTTCCGATCTGGTTTCCTCGACGGGAAAGATCATCATTTTCTTCAATGAAAGTATGCGCCTGATTTTCGCGAAACCATCGCGTTTCACCGAAGTCATCCGTCATATGGAATTCATTGGTAACCAGTCCATCGGTATCATCTGTCTGACCGGTGGTTTCACGGGTCTGGCGCTGTCCCTGCAATTGTATCTGGGTTTTAAACTGTTTAATGCCGTGAACATGGTGGGTCCGACGGTGGCGTTGGGTATCACCCGTGAATTGGGTCCGGTATTGACGGGTCTGATCGTTGCGGCTCGTGCCGGTGGTGCGATGGCCGCTCGTTTGGGCACTATGCGTGTGAACGAGCAGATCGATGCCCTGGATGTGATGGGTGTGAACACCAAGCAATATCTGGTGTCTCCGCGTCTGGTGGCGGCCTTTATCTGTATGCCATTGCTGGTGGCGGTGTTTGACTTTATTGCGATGCTGGGCAGCTGGTTCCTGTGTGTGAAAATGGTGGGTTTGGATGAAGCGGTGTTCTGGCAAAAGATCGCCGACTTTATTGAAATACGTCATATCAACGAGGGGCTTTTGAAGGGCATGGTCTTCGGGATTTACTTTGCACTGATGTGCACCTACCGCGGGTTTAACACCACGGGCGGAGCCAAAGGGGTGGGTGAAGCCACCAATCAGGGCGTCGTGCAAAGTATGGTTGGTATTATCATTCTGGATTACTTTGCGACCAACATGATCCGTCTGTTCTACAGTCTTGTGGGGATTACATAA
- the alr gene encoding alanine racemase → MEMYRRTFAEINLDHLKHNIQVLQKAFPQAPFLCPMVKANAYGHGDVQLARFLESLGIKHLGVCLIEEGLLLRRSGVNAEILVFRGFDREGAEKIIEYNMTPVVSSWEQIDHLEAVAADPVGIHLKFDTGMNRLGFRPEEAQKLFDRLWQNKKIRLKALVTHLFNGEDATDSQGISARQLRDLNRVSTVFKPFNIFCHALNSAGIMSALQMKDAGNTPADHPLFMQNWGLRPGLMIYGYNPLGQNSFGGLKPVMSLKSHVATYRHLHIGETVSYGGTWTAKQDSVIAVVPIGYADGYHRILSNQSSVVFAGKRVPLVGSICMDYLMLDVTEVVRGKDLKDFKDQEVTLFGFASDGSFLSPEELAVQAKSITWEMLTSVGERVPRIYSGLDVGFVFDESRGQR, encoded by the coding sequence ATGGAAATGTACCGTCGCACGTTTGCGGAAATTAATCTGGATCATCTGAAGCACAATATTCAAGTGCTGCAGAAGGCCTTTCCGCAAGCCCCTTTTCTGTGTCCCATGGTCAAGGCCAATGCCTATGGCCACGGCGATGTGCAGTTGGCGCGTTTCCTGGAAAGTCTGGGCATCAAACATCTGGGTGTGTGCCTGATTGAAGAAGGCCTGCTGCTTCGTCGTTCCGGCGTGAATGCCGAAATTCTGGTCTTCCGCGGTTTTGATCGCGAGGGTGCGGAAAAAATCATCGAATACAACATGACACCGGTCGTGAGTTCCTGGGAACAGATTGATCATCTGGAGGCCGTGGCCGCAGACCCTGTGGGGATTCACCTGAAGTTTGACACCGGCATGAACCGTCTGGGATTCCGTCCCGAAGAAGCACAAAAGCTTTTTGATCGTCTGTGGCAGAATAAAAAAATCCGATTGAAAGCCCTGGTGACTCATCTGTTTAACGGCGAAGATGCCACGGATTCTCAAGGCATCAGTGCCCGCCAGTTGCGTGATCTGAATCGTGTCAGCACGGTGTTTAAGCCATTTAATATTTTCTGCCATGCTCTGAATTCCGCAGGCATCATGAGCGCTCTGCAGATGAAAGACGCCGGGAACACTCCGGCGGATCATCCGCTGTTCATGCAAAACTGGGGTCTGCGCCCGGGGCTGATGATCTATGGTTACAATCCATTGGGTCAGAACAGCTTCGGGGGCCTAAAGCCGGTGATGAGTTTGAAATCTCATGTGGCCACCTACAGACATCTTCACATCGGTGAAACTGTTTCTTACGGTGGCACCTGGACGGCCAAGCAGGATTCTGTCATTGCTGTGGTCCCCATTGGATATGCGGATGGTTACCATCGTATTTTGTCCAATCAGTCCTCTGTGGTTTTTGCAGGCAAAAGAGTTCCTCTTGTCGGCAGCATCTGCATGGATTATCTGATGCTGGATGTGACTGAAGTGGTGCGCGGTAAAGACCTTAAGGACTTTAAGGATCAGGAAGTGACCTTGTTCGGATTTGCTTCCGATGGCAGTTTCCTGTCCCCGGAAGAGCTGGCGGTTCAGGCCAAAAGCATCACCTGGGAGATGCTGACAAGTGTGGGCGAGCGCGTGCCGCGTATTTACTCCGGCCTGGATGTCGGATTTGTGTTTGATGAAAGCAGAGGCCAACGATGA
- a CDS encoding GGDEF domain-containing protein: protein MNIRDYSSQFTVFVFTTDVDLGASAKVYLSQAGYDAYFFQDPETLEQRLKENAPHILVFSTAALAGSLSDFVSIVQGINDEIRFVAVSSISQFDILAQYNSHGFVDVISDDAAALESRVVWAVDRACEKLYLTYQNEQLFDDLKSTESRMEEVHAAAVKSMKQAEAEKAPPVSISTRIGEYRSAQSKEDLIQKYLNQLPGSLCVFFKFLPSVRSFVATHASGIPGSDIQGVGVQLESNDMKELSSQMAIGLLPPRFTEMLVEAFHFSPPKALPLYAHNALEGVFVYSGQLPAEDVARMNEEFTLLSLCYSHFSLEKKVDSLEVQDFVTEVYNRNYYQKVLGDEVSRGRRLKQPLSVVKISMDDFYEIESSLGEAVRDELLKAVATIITKTSRTNDVTCRTGVNELAMILPHCPKKGAALRAERLRRIIEGTSFMDNGMKVSISLGVSEYPSLCDSAKSLDESATKALLHINDKGGNKICLFKAPETHKPEFEVTAE from the coding sequence TTGAATATTCGCGATTACAGTTCTCAGTTTACGGTTTTTGTTTTCACCACGGATGTGGATCTGGGGGCGTCGGCGAAAGTGTATCTTTCACAAGCCGGCTATGATGCCTATTTCTTCCAGGATCCTGAAACGCTGGAACAAAGACTGAAAGAGAACGCTCCCCATATTCTGGTGTTTTCAACGGCAGCCCTGGCGGGTTCGCTGAGTGATTTTGTCAGCATCGTTCAGGGTATCAACGACGAGATTCGCTTTGTGGCGGTCAGTTCGATTTCCCAGTTTGATATTCTGGCCCAGTACAACAGCCACGGATTTGTGGATGTGATTTCTGACGATGCCGCAGCTCTGGAATCCCGCGTGGTGTGGGCGGTGGATCGTGCCTGTGAAAAACTTTATCTGACCTATCAGAACGAACAGCTGTTTGATGATTTGAAATCCACCGAATCGCGCATGGAGGAAGTCCACGCGGCGGCGGTGAAAAGCATGAAACAGGCCGAGGCTGAAAAAGCCCCGCCGGTTTCCATTTCAACCCGCATCGGTGAATATCGTTCCGCACAAAGCAAAGAGGATCTGATCCAGAAATATCTGAATCAGCTGCCGGGCAGCCTGTGTGTGTTCTTCAAGTTTCTGCCGTCGGTTCGTTCCTTTGTGGCGACTCACGCCAGTGGTATTCCGGGCTCTGACATCCAGGGTGTGGGTGTGCAGCTGGAATCCAACGACATGAAAGAGCTGAGCTCGCAAATGGCCATTGGCCTGTTGCCTCCGCGCTTTACCGAAATGCTGGTGGAAGCTTTCCACTTCAGCCCGCCGAAAGCTTTGCCGCTGTATGCGCACAATGCTTTGGAAGGTGTGTTTGTTTATTCCGGGCAGCTGCCGGCGGAAGACGTGGCTCGCATGAACGAAGAGTTCACGCTGCTGTCGCTTTGTTATTCGCATTTCTCGCTGGAAAAGAAAGTCGATTCCCTGGAAGTGCAGGACTTCGTCACTGAAGTCTATAATCGCAACTATTACCAAAAAGTTCTGGGTGATGAGGTGTCCCGCGGCCGCCGTCTGAAGCAGCCTTTGTCAGTTGTGAAAATCTCGATGGATGATTTTTATGAGATTGAATCATCTTTGGGTGAAGCGGTGAGAGATGAGTTGCTAAAAGCTGTGGCAACCATCATCACTAAGACCAGCCGAACCAATGATGTCACTTGTCGTACCGGAGTGAATGAGCTTGCGATGATCCTTCCGCATTGCCCGAAAAAGGGTGCGGCTTTGCGCGCGGAACGTCTGCGCCGGATCATCGAAGGCACTTCGTTCATGGATAATGGCATGAAGGTGTCTATCAGCCTGGGTGTCAGTGAGTATCCTTCCTTGTGTGATTCCGCCAAATCTTTGGATGAATCCGCAACGAAGGCTTTGCTTCACATCAACGACAAGGGCGGGAATAAAATTTGTTTGTTCAAGGCTCCGGAAACCCACAAGCCTGAATTTGAAGTGACAGCGGAATAG
- a CDS encoding sensor histidine kinase: MKVKLIVVLIAVATVFISAVLWRTDSFVYGDRMSWVEAQTRTQLGAINHSLTVELKSLQRLVSGLNSESFQKGKTNWSSLSPYYAVAAFSVRGSELDPQALAVRENSKAANWNKEFVKAAIGNIGARGNDMRFFVKPFQDSQRGRYVALVFLEGTRAYALIGSGETFQSLIDAQKGSLSAFSIVTATGLTVGHSVPEYLGTVMRDDPVFREAQKSGSSHGSSVFKLASGQDLYGMFEMIPQSNLYVLSSAPLKEAMKGRTGLWWQFLLLGAGLVLVGAAAALWVISPAEKEIETLETQLAEAKAKPAPAPVVEKVIAQDPEIAHKERLDASMRVASALAHEMRGPLASILGYSQIILSKTPEDEVVQSTDSILRETRAARSVLDKLLGYAGEEVKEKNAMRVEGPLVRALKQLDTLFAQKGVKLTKDIQDTHAKDLDVDGVTRAMVNIMTNSVEAMERMAKKEIKVSLYESESGTHLDIEDCGEGIEPANIEKIFDPFFTTRSFQNHMGLGLSVAFGILKEHNADVKVESQRGQGTKVMILFKKTMGLAVMKAPVAPKQEEEEVIVMKELPRLKEESPERAEAEANFVAATTVQPEPAASPLDVNIDNLLEELPEIVPVKAEPVAATDQVMVKKIVKKTVKKKSQPANDELTFIDGFMGEEVEEEVEVEEEILVAADVAEASAETVVAAAAEPVTSTAIPVEHAAGASLADMDDELTPVNFVVPPKMAAAKKESKLDGYHVEIRRPGKRI, encoded by the coding sequence ATGAAAGTTAAACTCATCGTCGTTCTGATTGCGGTGGCGACTGTTTTCATCAGCGCTGTCTTGTGGCGGACGGACAGTTTTGTCTATGGTGATCGTATGAGTTGGGTCGAAGCGCAGACCCGCACCCAGCTGGGTGCCATCAACCATTCATTGACGGTGGAACTTAAATCCCTGCAGCGCCTGGTTTCAGGTTTGAATTCTGAAAGTTTCCAAAAAGGAAAAACCAACTGGAGTTCTTTGTCGCCGTACTATGCGGTGGCGGCGTTTTCTGTGCGTGGATCTGAACTGGATCCGCAGGCTCTTGCAGTTCGCGAAAATTCCAAAGCAGCCAACTGGAACAAAGAATTTGTGAAAGCAGCCATCGGCAACATCGGTGCGCGTGGCAATGACATGAGATTCTTTGTTAAACCGTTCCAGGATTCCCAGCGCGGCCGTTATGTGGCGCTGGTGTTTTTGGAAGGCACGCGCGCTTACGCTTTGATCGGTTCCGGTGAAACCTTCCAGTCCCTGATCGACGCGCAAAAAGGTTCTTTGAGTGCATTTTCCATCGTGACGGCGACGGGCCTGACCGTGGGCCATTCTGTGCCGGAATATCTGGGCACCGTGATGCGTGATGATCCTGTTTTCCGCGAAGCGCAGAAAAGCGGATCGTCCCATGGCAGTTCTGTTTTCAAGCTTGCTTCCGGTCAGGATCTTTACGGCATGTTTGAGATGATCCCGCAAAGCAATCTGTATGTGCTAAGTTCGGCTCCACTGAAAGAGGCGATGAAGGGACGCACCGGTTTGTGGTGGCAGTTCCTGCTTCTGGGGGCGGGCCTTGTGCTGGTTGGTGCAGCTGCGGCACTGTGGGTGATTTCACCTGCAGAAAAAGAAATTGAAACCCTGGAAACCCAGCTGGCCGAAGCGAAAGCCAAACCAGCTCCGGCGCCGGTGGTTGAAAAAGTTATCGCACAAGATCCAGAGATCGCTCACAAAGAACGTCTGGATGCTTCGATGCGTGTGGCTTCAGCGCTGGCGCACGAGATGCGTGGACCTCTGGCTTCCATTCTGGGTTATTCCCAGATTATTCTTTCGAAAACTCCGGAAGACGAAGTTGTGCAAAGCACGGACTCTATTCTTCGCGAAACCCGAGCGGCCCGCTCTGTGCTGGACAAGCTTCTGGGTTATGCCGGTGAAGAAGTGAAAGAAAAAAATGCCATGCGTGTTGAAGGCCCGCTGGTTCGTGCGCTGAAGCAGCTGGATACGTTGTTCGCGCAAAAAGGTGTGAAGCTGACCAAGGACATTCAGGACACCCACGCAAAAGATCTGGATGTGGATGGTGTGACCCGTGCGATGGTGAACATCATGACCAACTCGGTGGAAGCCATGGAACGTATGGCGAAAAAGGAAATCAAGGTTTCCCTGTATGAATCCGAAAGTGGAACTCATCTGGACATTGAAGACTGCGGCGAGGGCATTGAGCCTGCGAACATCGAAAAGATTTTCGATCCGTTCTTCACAACCCGTTCATTCCAGAACCACATGGGCCTGGGATTGTCGGTGGCCTTCGGAATTTTGAAAGAGCACAACGCGGACGTGAAAGTGGAATCCCAGCGCGGGCAGGGCACGAAAGTGATGATCCTGTTCAAGAAAACCATGGGTCTTGCGGTGATGAAAGCCCCGGTGGCGCCAAAACAGGAGGAGGAAGAAGTGATTGTCATGAAAGAACTGCCTCGCCTGAAAGAAGAATCACCGGAACGTGCCGAAGCCGAGGCAAATTTTGTTGCGGCAACCACGGTGCAGCCCGAGCCTGCCGCATCCCCCTTGGATGTGAACATCGACAACCTGCTGGAAGAGCTGCCTGAGATTGTGCCGGTCAAAGCTGAACCGGTCGCAGCGACAGACCAGGTGATGGTTAAAAAGATTGTTAAGAAAACGGTGAAAAAGAAATCCCAGCCGGCCAATGATGAGCTGACCTTCATCGACGGTTTCATGGGTGAAGAGGTTGAGGAGGAAGTTGAAGTGGAAGAGGAAATTCTTGTGGCGGCCGACGTGGCCGAAGCTTCCGCTGAAACTGTTGTCGCTGCGGCGGCAGAGCCTGTGACCAGCACGGCGATTCCGGTGGAGCATGCTGCCGGTGCCAGCCTTGCTGATATGGATGATGAACTGACTCCGGTGAATTTTGTTGTTCCGCCGAAAATGGCAGCTGCCAAAAAAGAATCCAAGCTCGACGGATATCATGTTGAAATTCGCCGCCCTGGAAAGAGGATTTAA